Proteins from a single region of Bdellovibrio svalbardensis:
- a CDS encoding substrate-binding periplasmic protein: MIPANFRKILLFVLLQFLVFSINAEEKINFYTEKGTGAYLDEKNHLTGYAVEVVREMIRRAATKDEIELVPWARGYETVLTKPNTAIFSMIRNKEREHLFKWVGPLNPTKFVFIARKDSHYKFKSVDDAKTVRKIGCYQGDAREKLLIEKGFSNLECIAKEVPNQNNLKKLKFTRIDLWITSRDDLLDTCKELKFDPNEFEEVLLLEVVYTNIGFHISTSDSVIKKWQSTLDQMKRDGTYVKIMKQFNVDKYMWAL; this comes from the coding sequence ATGATTCCTGCCAACTTTAGAAAAATACTGCTTTTTGTTCTTCTTCAATTTTTAGTCTTTTCAATCAACGCGGAAGAAAAAATAAACTTCTACACGGAAAAAGGAACCGGAGCCTATCTGGATGAAAAAAATCATTTAACTGGCTACGCCGTTGAAGTCGTTCGCGAAATGATTCGAAGAGCTGCTACCAAGGATGAGATAGAGCTTGTCCCTTGGGCCAGGGGTTATGAGACTGTTCTCACCAAACCCAACACAGCCATTTTCTCCATGATCCGCAATAAAGAGCGCGAACATCTTTTTAAATGGGTCGGGCCTCTGAATCCAACAAAATTTGTATTTATTGCCCGAAAAGATTCACATTATAAATTCAAATCAGTGGACGACGCGAAGACTGTTAGGAAAATTGGTTGCTATCAGGGCGATGCCAGAGAAAAGCTGCTCATTGAAAAAGGATTTTCTAATTTGGAATGTATCGCCAAGGAAGTTCCAAATCAGAACAATCTTAAAAAACTAAAATTCACTCGTATCGACTTATGGATTACCAGTCGAGATGATCTACTGGATACCTGTAAAGAATTAAAATTTGACCCGAATGAATTTGAGGAAGTTCTGCTTCTGGAAGTTGTCTACACCAATATTGGTTTTCACATCAGCACATCAGACAGTGTCATCAAAAAATGGCAGAGTACACTCGACCAAATGAAGAGAGATGGCACCTACGTTAAGATTATGAAGCAATTTAACGTAGATAAATATATGTGGGCTCTTTAA